A genome region from Cardiocondyla obscurior isolate alpha-2009 linkage group LG14, Cobs3.1, whole genome shotgun sequence includes the following:
- the Sesn gene encoding sestrin homolog isoform X2 gives MGSMGQIGPSDTHVLLMDAFLQNNRLDHVSRVMSSHPTYLEHFLRTQHFILRGDGPLPYDYRHLIAIMAAGRHQCSYLINLQKAEFVIQGGDPSWLQGLRSMPGKLQDLYEINKILAHRPWLLNKSHIEKLTKGDDNWSLAEVVHAIVLLAHFHSLSSFVFSCGINEELDNVSGHHYKENKDNSSNIPPAKDKLTSSPKKIPNGDGKTESIPSPPSSPSIVGEQEVGVETLMERMKRLSEKSESNQITQEELSKRFETVETQSAELAAAPQRSSSVLDSDIGLYIEDPTFIYQDFAKRGQLNDIPTFRVQDYSWDDHGYSLVNRLYNDVGNLLDDKFKTAYNLTYYTMGTHNKVDTSRFRRAIWNYIQCMFGIRHDDYDYNEVNQLLERSLKTFIKSAVCYPERVTKRDYDRVMREFKHSEKVHVNLMILEARMQAELLYALRAVMRYMT, from the exons ACGCATGTTCTGTTGATGGATGCCTTCCTACAGAACAACAGACTGGATCATGTTTCGAGAGTAATGTCTTCGCATCCAACGTATCTGGAACATTTTCTTCGGACTCAGCATTTCATCCTACGGGGCGATGGTCCACTTCCTTACGACTACAGGCATCTTATTGCCATTATG GCTGCGGGCAGGCACCAATGTAGCTACCTTATAAACCTGCAGAAAGCGGAGTTCGTTATTCAGGGCGGTGACCCCTCCTGGCTCCAAGGCCTGAGATCGATGCCGGGGAAGCTGCAGGATCTCTACGAGATCAACAAGATCCTAGCTCACAGGCCGTGGCTGCTGAATAAGTCGCACATCGAG AAATTGACTAAGGGCGACGATAATTGGTCCTTAGCGGAAGTCGTTCATGCGATAGTCCTATTAGCTCACTTCCACTCATTATCGTCATTCGTGTTTTCTTGCGGAATTAACGAGGAATTGGATAACGTAAGTGGCCATCATTACAAGGAGAACAAGGACAATAGTAGTAACATACCGCCTGCCAAAGATAAGCTGACGAGTAGCCCTAAAAAGATCCCCAATGGAGACGGGAAGACTG AAAGTAtaccgtcgccgccgtcgtcacCGAGCATAGTCGGCGAGCAGGAGGTCGGTGTGGAAACTCTGATGGAACGTATGAAACGTCTTTCGGAAAAGTCCGAGTCCAATCAGATCACGCAGGAAGAGCTCTCGAAAAGATTCGAGACCGTCGAGACGCAATCGGCCGAGCTGGCAGCGGCGCCACAAAGAAGCAGCTCGGTCCTCGACTCCGACATCGGTCTATACATCGAGGATCCCACTTTCATCTACCAGGATTTCGCCAAG CGCGGTCAGCTGAACGACATACCGACCTTCCGCGTGCAGGATTACTCTTGGGACGACCACGGCTACTCCTTGGTGAACCGTCTGTACAACGACGTCGGCAATCTGCTCGATGATAAGTTCAAGACCGCGTACAATTTGACGTATTACACCATGGGCACGCACAACAAGGTCGACACGTCCCGCTTCAGGCGTGCGATCTGGAACTATATACAGTGCATGTTCGGTATCAGGCACGACGATTATGATTACAACGAGGTGAACCAATTGCTCGAGCGCAGCCTCAAAACCTTCATCAAGAGCGCCGTTTGTTATCCGGAGCGCGTCACAAAGAGAGATTACGATCGTGTCATGCGGGAGTTCAAACATAGTGAAAAG GTCCACGTGAATCTGATGATTTTAGAGGCTCGCATGCAAGCGGAATTGCTGTATGCCCTTCGTGCCGTGATGCGATACATGACCTAA